A single genomic interval of Eurosta solidaginis isolate ZX-2024a chromosome 3, ASM4086904v1, whole genome shotgun sequence harbors:
- the mRpL42 gene encoding large ribosomal subunit protein mL42 has translation MNTRFLRLFSNSAWRQQAPKNAIGGKNLVEKIAVTNDGDLIVAWHPNTPFPYECSKPIPKAVDTQTGMLIKEAALRNAMSAFKDKKPEIARQELMKLTHTTKHRWFPRARDKRAKKTPMDRPYL, from the coding sequence ATGAATACACGTTTTCTACGATTATTTTCCAACTCTGCATGGCGTCAACAGGCTCCCAAAAATGCAATTGGCGGTAAAAATCTAGTTGAGAAAATAGCAGTAACGAATGACGGCGATCTCATAGTGGCATGGCACCCAAACACTCCATTTCCATACGAATGTTCCAAGCCAATACCAAAAGCGGTGGATACACAAACTGGAATGCTTATAAAAGAGGCGGCTTTACGTAATGCAATGAGTGCTTTTAAAGATAAGAAACCTGAAATAGCTAGACAGGAGCTTATGAAACTTACGCATACCACTAAACATCGGTGGTTTCCACGAGCGCGTGACAAGCGTGCTAAGAAAACACCCATGGATCGACCATATTTGTAA
- the scra gene encoding anillin produces the protein MDPFTQRMLERAEQRSRALGIGSTGKCPLTERTEGADVDSAVEANSIVPLGVQKTQYSQQQQLTTHHSAGHTPTVGFAHASTNTGSSTSGCNKLQVVEKAIVGTMSKSSNINKVHRQFSAVDKENMDLGIEINIVTDKNVEVQVEVEEKELGDEIGNGPKTTSEKSLAKIRDTSRNRLQRLGALYANPNDISSPIHRTEGQFHADSSAEEAIGNSPKRIKQRYGKLAELASSINQWEDDVPHHSAHSITNASSTKQNMPSKKMSEIPPPKPALPSRNSAGKSAKAKESSATALNTINEEIDKTSKVEDTTESISTSVITTKQLKWDPKVINSLEAQGFQRRDSSTIKLAYDYAKEENKKSSDEQKEQDIEVDDNKPKVLKLASTFSKVTEDKSQERIVTNVNSGFVSGRTAAFENKAIASQQIQRPQKDPTELSLKERMQLFERNKGEALIPKAALGMAPPLSKIRHDQAAQRREEGAKAAHAALVSSSHANTTLLSSKPSGETKLREKVAAFISSSSTMSENKIKADIQKQRQEDMRILANRFNKPKHIFGNTDEQNIQLDIVSAQPKTLNSNLTAISASSSHPPTPPPPPPPMPQAACISKIKRHSPSDTIDDDESKRARKSATIISRPASAATRLYPALSDLDSNESESDRDNGGTTATLSGRSTADETTRMLTTRSGIDNRDNNNDDESYMDSEEAEDSSIDICNGSLGREIMQVVQENDNVKQKNYNSKQIKEVRYADKNDYYGADSSINSSDASMGIDDYLDEALDDDEDDDGTHESAEDTDDVQNASQASRESKATTASNSFSFRKTPKKYTSYQTINEENDESPIRSTTSVYTPQPVKSELSINRGNEDKMVTLVHTVSFYRRQQNDNSANSTPVRTISREQQVLRSDISKVTYEALHSDSPKPHEFSDQKSKHDETNSPKPHEFSDQKSKHDETFVVEEVGEDDSNPGDETNLDEENLVQEKVRKLLDEVRKQQTIIAQTSQALNLCAATVEFSGSTESVEGERHLLVATHRRQACLDEVQRLRVEKCLRPNGSLRDKGRLTIKEVTVPLRQDYIRKLAADTISGHHLVCLLKYNEHILATKTVPTLPGLLAVKFPDVLQMNNVYADFRITLEIYGMTAQREILPHEVKYHINLNKKCGIRTPKKKSGENRLVMPPVQSPAGPNAVRSPALVQYGFAIFSLREIQRTSWTLTQVLGVSPLEGVVHMKANCELSVLVEHRGFLTMFEDISGFGAWHRRWCYLNGSVLNYWKYPDDERKKAPIGSIDLYTCLTQKISVAPRDICARLNTLLLEFERPAKETDKESLIVIPNGRTTIIRYLLSADTKEERELWCAYFNKVLLLLRAWGPPPQ, from the exons ATGGATCCCTTCACGCAG CGAATGCTTGAAAGAGCTGAACAGCGAAGTCGTGCTTTAGGTATTGGCAGTACAGGCAAATGTCCTCTTACGGAGCGAACCGAAGGCGCCGACGTCGACAGCGCAGTTGAAGCGAACTCAATAGTACCTTTGGGCGTACAAAAGACCCAATATTCGCAGCAACAGCAGTTAACAACGCATCATTCAGCAGGGCATACCCCGACAGTGGGGTTTGCGCATGCGTCGACGAATACAGGAAGCAGCACAAGCGGTTGTAATAAATTGCAGGTTGTAGAGAAGGCAATAGTAGGCACAATGAGCAAATCATCCAATATAAATAAAGTCCATCGTCAATTTTCGGCAGTGGACAAAGAAAATATGGATTTAGGCATTGAAATAAATATTGTGACCGATAAAAACGTTGAG GTTCAAGTTGAGGTAGAGGAAAAGGAATTAGGGGATGAAATTGGCAATGGCCCTAAAACCACGTCAGAAAAGTCATTAGCAAAAATACGCGATACTTCACGCAATCGATTGCAGCGCCTAGGTGCTCTATATGCCAACCCCAATGATATTTCTTCGCCAATACATCGTACAGAGGGTCAATTCCATGCCGATTCATCCGCTGAAGAGGCTATCGGAAATAGCCCCAAGCGTATTAAACAGCGTTATGGCAAATTAGCTGAACTGGCCAGCTCTATCAACCAGTGGGAAGATGACGTGCCTCATCATTCTGCACATTCTATAACTAATGCATCGTCAACTAAACAAAATATGCCCAGTAAAAAGATGTCTGAAATACCACCGCCTAAACCTGCATTGCCAAGCAGGAATTCTGCAGGCAAATCAGCTAAAGCTAAGGAATCGTCAGCGACGGCTCTAAATACAATTAACGAAGAAATTGATAAAACATCAAAAGTTGAAGATACAACAGAGTCAATTTCGACATCTGTCATCACTACCAAACAATTGAAATGGGATCCAAAGGTAATTAATTCACTGGAAGCACAAGGATTCCAGAGACGTGATTCGTCAACTATAAAATTGGCTTACGATTATGCAAAAGAGGAAAACAAGAAGTCTTCTGACGAGCAAAAAGAACAAGATATAGAGGTCGATGACAATAAGCCTAAAGTATTAAAGCTGGCTAGTACATTTTCGAAAGTTACCGAGGATAAATCACAAGAACGAATAGTAACGAATGTAAATTCTGGCTTTGTTTCTGGTCGTACAGCTGCTTTTGAGAATAAAGCAATCGCCAGTCAGCAAATCCAGCGTCCACAGAAGGACCCAACTGAGCTGTCATTGAAGGAGCGTATGCAGCTATTTGAGCGAAACAAAGGAGAGGCCCTTATACCTAAAGCGGCTCTTGGTATGGCACCACCTTTAAGTAAAATTCGGCATGATCAGGCAGCACAGCGCAGAGAAGAAGGAGCCAAAG CGGCTCACGCGGCTTTGGTGTCGTCAAGTCATGCCAATACTACTTTGTTATCTTCAAAGCCAAGTGGCGAAACCAAATTGCGTGAAAAAGTTGCGGCTTTTATTTCGAGCTCATCAACAATGTCCGAAAATAAAATCAAAGCTGATATACAAAAGCAAAGACAAGAAGATATGCGAATTCTCGCAAATAGATTTAACAAACCAAAACATATATTTGGAAACACCGATGAACAAAATATACAGCTTGATATTGTTTCGGCACAACCGAAAACACTTAATTCAAATTTGACGGCAATATCTGCATCATCTAGCCATCCCCCAACTCCACCACCACCACCTCCACCTATGCCTCAGGCAGCTTGTATTTCGAAAATAAAACGCCATTCGC CTAGCGACACCATTGACGATGATGAAAGCAAGCGTGCACGTAAATCAGCAACAATTATATCTCGACCAGCTTCTGCAGCAACTCGACTGTATCCTGCCTTGTCCGATTTAGATTCAAATGAATCTGAGTCGGATCGTGATAATGGAGGCACAACAGCTACCTTGTCTGGACGTAGCACTGCAGATGAAACTACGCGCATGCTCACAACACGTTCTGGAATTGACAATAGAGATAATAACAACGACGATGAAAG TTACATGGATTCAGAGGAGGCAGAAGACAGCAGCATAGATATTTGCAACGGTAGTTTGGGTCGTGAGATAATGCAAGTGGTACAAGAAAATGATaatgttaaacaaaaaaattataattcgaAACAAATCAAA GAAGTACGATATGCCGACAAGAACGATTATTATGGTGCAGACAGCTCAATTAATTCCTCTGACGCTTCGATGGGCATTGACGATTACTTGGATGAAGCACTAGATGACGATGAAGATGATGATGGTACTCACGAGAGTGCCGAGGACACGGATGATGTTCAAAATGCAAGCCAAGCATCAAGAGAG AGTAAAGCAACTACAGCATCCAACAGCTTTTCCTTTCGTAAAACACCAAAAAAATATACCAGTTACCAAACTATAAATGAAGAAAATGACGAATCTCCCATAAGGAGTACAACATCAGTCTACACACCACAGCCGGTAAAATCTGAGTTGAGTATTAATCGCGGTAACGAGGACAAAATGGTTACATTGGTGCACACCGTTAGCTTTTATAGGCGCCAACAGAATGATAat AGCGCCAACTCTACACCAGTGCGCACAATTAGCCGTGAACAACAGGTTTTGCGGTCCGATATAAGCAAAGTCACTTATGAAGCTTTGCATTCCGATTCTCCCAAACCACATGAGTTTTCCGATCAAAAGAGTAAACACGACGAAACAAACTCTCCCAAGCCGCATGAGTTTTCCGACCAAAAGAGTAAACACGACGAAACATTCGTGGTAGAGGAAGTCGGCGAAGATGATAGCAACCCAGGCGATGAAACCAATCTAGATGAAGAAAACTTGGTACAGGAAAAGGTTAGAAAATTGTTAGATGAAGTGCGCAAACAACAAACAATCATTGCGCAGACAAGCCAAGCGTTAAACTTGTGTGCCGCCACAGTGGAATTTTCTGGTTCTACGGAATCAGTGGAGGGCGAACGCCATCTTCTTGTGGCAA CTCATCGACGTCAGGCATGCTTGGATGAGGTACAACGTTTGCGTGTAGAAAAATGCTTGCGACCAAATGGGTCATTGCGCGATAAGGGACGACTTACTATAAAAGAGGTAACAGTGCCCTTGCGTCAGGATTATATACGCAAACTGGCTGCAGACACCATATCAGGACATCATTTAGTTTGTTTACTTAAATACAATGAACATATATTGGCAACGAAAACAGTGCCCACACTTCCCGGTCTATTAGCAGTAAAATTCCCTGACGTTTTACAAATGAATAACGTTTATGCAGATTTCAGG ATCACCCTTGAAATTTATGGCATGACAGCACAGCGCGAAATTTTGCCACATGAAGTAAAATACCATATAAATCTTAATAAAAAATGTGGTATAAGAACCccgaagaagaagagtggtgaaAACCGTTTAGTTATGCCGCCGGTACAGAGTCCAGCTGGACCGAATGCTGTACGTTCACCCGCTTTGGTGCAGTACGGATTTGCAATATTTTCACTACGAGAAATACAACGCACTTCTTGGACACTAACACAa GTACTTGGCGTTAGCCCCTTGGAAGGCGTAGTGCATATGAAAGCCAATTGTGAACTATCCGTTTTGGTAGAGCATCGTGGATTTCTCACTATGTTTGAGGACATTTCTGGGTTTGGTGCCTGGCATCGACGTTGGTGTTATTTAAATGGAAGCGTACTTAATTACTGGAAGTATCCTGATGATGAGCGCAAGAAGGCGCCTATTGGCTCAATTGATTTATATACTTGTCTGACACAGAAAATATCAGTTGCACCTCGTGATATTTGCGCACGTCTCAACACTTTGCTTTTGGAGTTTGAAAGACCAGCTAAAGAAACAGACAAGGAATCCCTAATTGTTatacctaatggacgcactactATTATACGTTACTTACTATCAGCCGATACAAAAGAAGAACGTGAATTATGGTGCGCTTACTTTAATAAAGTATTGCTCCTGTTACGAGCCTGGGGGCCACCGCCGCAATAA